In the Phaeobacter sp. A36a-5a genome, one interval contains:
- a CDS encoding ABC transporter permease → MATIQYILKRLLLMAVTFFLVMIIIFLLVRLLPGDPAIAIAGDRASDADLAAIRERLGLNQPLVVQFWQFLSNTVQGDLGRSILMRAPVIDVIASRLPTTLFLTVYAVALSVLIAGPLAFVAALNRGRWPDAVIRTVFQVGLSMPVFYIGLILLTFLAAQLRWFPVGGYGDSFSERLYHLFLPSVAVALYTSAIIMRNLRSAIVEVVDAEYVEFARAKGLSAWQILGRHVLRNALISTVTLLGLSIGNLMSGTLVTETVFAVPGVGRLMLEAIFARDYPLIQGLTLTFAVLVSIVFLMTDLIQSALDPRMRLT, encoded by the coding sequence ATGGCCACTATTCAATATATTCTCAAGCGCCTGTTGCTGATGGCCGTGACCTTTTTTCTGGTCATGATCATCATCTTTCTTCTGGTGCGCCTATTACCCGGAGACCCGGCAATCGCCATCGCGGGGGACCGCGCGTCGGATGCTGATCTGGCCGCTATTCGCGAACGGCTGGGACTGAATCAGCCGCTGGTGGTCCAGTTCTGGCAGTTCCTGTCCAATACCGTGCAGGGGGATCTGGGGCGCTCGATCCTGATGCGAGCGCCGGTGATAGATGTGATCGCCAGCCGCCTGCCGACGACCCTGTTTCTTACGGTTTATGCCGTGGCATTGTCGGTGCTGATCGCGGGGCCGCTGGCCTTTGTTGCGGCACTGAACCGGGGGCGCTGGCCCGATGCGGTGATCCGCACCGTCTTTCAGGTCGGCCTGTCCATGCCGGTGTTTTATATCGGATTGATCTTGCTGACATTTCTAGCCGCGCAGCTGCGCTGGTTCCCGGTGGGGGGCTATGGCGACAGTTTTTCCGAGCGGCTCTACCATCTGTTTTTGCCATCGGTGGCAGTGGCGCTTTATACCTCTGCGATCATCATGCGGAATCTGCGGTCGGCCATCGTTGAGGTGGTGGATGCGGAATATGTTGAATTTGCCCGTGCCAAGGGACTGTCGGCCTGGCAGATCCTGGGGCGGCATGTGTTGCGCAATGCGCTGATTTCCACAGTCACGCTGCTTGGCCTGTCCATCGGCAACCTGATGAGCGGAACCCTGGTCACCGAAACGGTGTTTGCGGTGCCGGGCGTTGGCCGGTTGATGCTGGAGGCAATCTTTGCCCGTGATTATCCGCTGATCCAGGGGCTGACCCTGACATTTGCAGTGCTGGTGTCGATCGTGTTCCTGATGACCGATCTGATCCAGAGCGCCCTAGACCCGAGGATGCGTCTGACATGA